Genomic window (Candidatus Polarisedimenticolia bacterium):
CTGGTGGTCGCCTCGATCCAGGCTCGCCGCGCTTCGCAGGCGCCTGCGGCGATCCTGTGGCACCGTGTCGATGCGGCCGCACTGGCCTCGGCCCTGAAGCTGATCGTCAACCAGCGGCTGGTGCGGCGGCTCTGCGAAGCCTGCCGGAAGCCGGCCCAGGTCTCTGACCGGGTCCTCAAGATGATGGGATTGACCTCGGATGAGGCCCTCGACCTGAAGGTCCATCAGGCGACCGGCTGCGACCGGTGCGGGCCCCTGAGCCCGGGTTACACCGGGCGCGTCGCCCTGTGGGAGGTCCTGGAGGGGACGCCCGAGATCGCGCTGCTCGTTTCATCGGGGGGATCGCCGGGCGAGATCGAGCGCGAAGGGCGCCGCGCCGGCATGAGCCCCCTTCGGGCCGACTGCCTGGCCTACGTCGGCCAGGGGATCACGTCCCTCGAGGAGTTCCAGAAGGGGAACTTCTGAACCGCCGCACGATCGCCTCCGCCAGTCCGTCCACCGTGTAGGCTCGCGGCACCACGACGACCCGGAATCCCACGCGCCGGGCCGTGGCGGCGGTGATCGGGCCGATGGCGGCGACCGCGACCCTCCTCAGGAGCCGCGCGTCGCGCCGGCCCCGGAAAAGCGCCGCGAACGAGGTCACCGTCGAGGACGAGGTGAAGGCGACCAGATCCAGGCGGCCCGAACGGAGCGCCTCCCGGACCTGCGCGGCCCCTTCGCGCGACGGGACGGTGCGGTAGACCGGCACGACCTCCACGTCGGCCCCCCGCCCCCGCAGCGCCCGGATCAGGACGTCGCGCGCCACGGTCGCCCGCGGGATCAGGACGCGCGCGCCGCGCAGGTCGCGCCGCGACAGCGCCTCGAGGATCCCCTCGGCCCGGAACTCGTCCGGAACCATCCCCACCCGCAATCCGTGCGCCTCCACGGCCGCCGCCGTCGCCGGGCCGATGGCGATGATCTCGACCCCTTTCAGGTCGCGGACGTCGGCGCCCCTGGCGTCGAGGCGGGAGAAGAAGCGCGCCACCCCGTTGGCGCTGGTGAAGATGAGCGCGTCGTAGGCGCCGAGCCGGGCGATCGCCCGGTCGAGGGGAGCATAGGATCGCGGCGGCAGCAGATCGATGACCGGAGCCAGGAGGACCCTCGCCCCCTGCGCGCGCAGGGCGTCGGCGAACGGGGCGGCCTGGTGGCGGGGCCGGGTGATCACGATCGTCCGGCCACGCAGGGGCAGCCGGGCCTGCCAGTCGAGGACGCGCCGCAGGCGCACGACGTTTCCGGCGATGAGGAGCGCGGGGGGATCGATGCGGGCGGCGCGGGCCCGACCGGCGATGTCCTGCAAGGTGCCCACCAGGACCCTCTGCTCCGGGAGGGTGGCCCACCGCACCAGGGCCACGGGGGTCGTCCCCGCCATCCCGGCGTTCCTGAGGCGTCCCACGATCCCGGCAAGCCGCCTGACCCCCATGTAGAGCACCAGGGTGCCGGAGCGGGCCAGCGCCTCCCAGTCGGTTCCTCCGTCCTCCTTCCCGGGGTCGAGGTGGCCCGTGGCGAACGTCACCGTCGAAGCGTGCCGACGATCGGTGAGCGGGATGCCGGTGAAGGCGGCGGCTCCGAGGGCGGCGGTCACACCCGGAACGATCTCGAACGGGATCCGCGCCCGCCTCAGGGCCGAGGCCTCCTCGCCCACCCGGCCGAACAAGGTCGGATCGCCCCCCTTCAGGCGCACGACCGTCAGCCCGCGCCGCGCCCGGTCGATCATGAGGCGATTGACCGCCCCCTGGTCGGCGCCGGCGCGGCCGCCGCGCTTGCCGGCGAGGATGATCTCGGCAGGAGGCGGCGCCAGGTCCAGCAGGTCCCGTGAGGCCAGCGCGTCGCGGATGACCACGTCGGCTCGGGACAGCAGATCACGCCCGCGCGAGGTGATCAGGCCGGGATCGCCCGGGCCCGCGCCGACGAGGTAGACCGTGCCGGCCGGCCGCCTGCCGCGACTCACGGCGCCTCGGGCAGCGGCGCGGGCGGCCCTTCGAGACAGCCCCCCGCTCCGCGCGACAGGAGATCCTTCGCCAAGGCCAGACCGAGGGATTCCGCCTCGACCACTCCCCCCTCGCGGCGGGCCTTCAGGAGCGGCCGCCCGTCGGGTCCCGCGACCAGGCCGCGCAGGCTGAGGCGGGAGCCGTCGACCTCACCGACCGCGGCAATCGGCGCCTGGCAGCCTCCGCCGAGGCCGCGCAGGAAGGCGCGCTCCGCCGTGATCGCGGCGGCCGTCGGCGCGTGGTGATGCGGGCGCAGGAGCTCCTCGAGCTCCCCGTCCCCCGCGCGGATCTCGATCGCCATCGCGCCCTGCCCCGGGGCGGGGAGCATCTCGTCGAATCCCAGCACCGTTCCCTCCAGGTCGATCCCGAGGCGGATCAGCCCCGCCCGGGCGAGGAGGATGGCGTCGTAGTCGCCGCGCTTCAGCTTCGCGAGGCGGGTATCGACATTGCCGCGCAGGTCGCGGATCTCCAGATCGGAGCGGAGGGCCCGGACCTGGCAGGCGCGCCTCGGGCTGCCGGTGCCGACGACGGCCCCCCGCGGCAGGCCGGCGAAGCCCGGCGCGCCCGCGGCGAGCAGGACATCGCGCGGGTCCTCGCGCGGCGGCAGGCAGGCGATCCGGAGCCCGTCCGGATGCGCCGTCGGCAGGTCCTTCAGGCTGTGCGCCGCGAGGTCGACCGTGCCGGACAGGAGCGCCTCTTCGATTTCCTTGACGAACACCCCCTTCCCGCCCATGGCGGCGAGCGGTTGGTCCAGGGTACGGTCCCCCGCGGTGTGGATGATGGCGATGCGGGCGGCGCGGCCGGCCGCCACGATCCGGGCGCGCACCCATTCCGCCTGCCAGAGCGCCAGGCGACTGCCCCGGCTGCCGATGACGAAAGACCTCACGCCGGGCTCACCGCTCGTCCTGGCGGCGAATCGGCTGTTGTTCCTGATGGCGGACGGGTGCCTCGTCCGGGCCGGCAGGCTCCACCCGTCCGGCGACGGCCTCGTCCTGCGCCGCGGGCCTGGCATCCATCCCGAAGATCTCGCGGATCAGCTCGATCCGCAGGCCCCCGCCGTTGAGCGCGGCGGCGCGCTTCAGCGCCACGGTCGGCTGGTGCAGGAGCTTGTTGACCAGGGAGACCGCCAGGTGCCGCACCGCCTCCGCCTGCCCGGGCGAAAGATCCCCCAGGCGTGAGTGGAAGCGCTCCAGCTCGCCCAGAGCCATCTCGTGCAGGCGCTGCCTCAGCTCGACGATCGTCGGGGTGACCTCGAGCGATTTACGCCATGCGAGAAACGCATTCACCTCGTGCTCGATGATCGCCTCGGCCGACTGCAGCTCGTGGAGACGGTCGTCCAGGTTGGCTTTCACCACGCCCTGCAGGTCGTCGAGGTCGTAGAGATAGACGTTGTCGATCTCGTTGACCGCGGGGTCGACGTCGCGCGGCACGGCGATGTCGATGAAGAAGATCGGCCGGCCGCGGCGGGCCCGGATCACGCGAAGGGCGTCCTCCCGGCCGACCACCCGGTGCGGCGCCGCGGTCGAGGCGATGACGATGTCGGCACGCTCCATCTCCTCGAACAGGCGGTCGAAGGGGACGGCCTGGCCGCCGAGCTCCCGAGCCAGATCGTCGGCGTTCTGGAAGGAGCGGTTCACCACCACCACCGAGCGCACGCCGTCGTGCTTCAAGTGAAGCGCCGCCAGCCGCGCCATCTTGCCGGCCCCGACGATGAGGACCGTGTTGTCGTGCAGGTCCCCGAAGATGTCGCGCGCCAGCGAGACGGCCGCGCATGCGATCGAGACCGGGTTCCTGGCGATGCCGGTCTCAGTCCGGACCCTCTTGGCGGCGCTGAAGGCCCGGCGGAACAGCGCGTCGAGGACCGGGCCCAGGCATCCTGCCTGGCCGGCCGTGGCGTACGCGTCCTTCACCTGCCCCAGGATCTGGGCCTCGCCAATCACCATCGAATCCAGGGACGAGGTCGTGCGGAAGACGTGCCGGACCGCTTCGTCGCCCCGGTGCACGTAGCAATGGCGCTCCAGCTCCTCCGCGGTGACCGGGCGCTCGGTCCGGAGAAAGCCCGCCAGGATCGCGCCCGCGTCCGCCGCCTGGGTGGTCACGATGAGCTCGGTCCGGTTGCAGGTGGAGAGGAGCAGGGCCTCCTCCACCCCGGTCACGCCCCGGAGCCGGGCGACCGCATCCCTTATCCCGGCCTCGGGAAACGCCACGCGCTCGCGCACGGCGAGAGGCGCGCTCCGGTGGTTCATGCCAAAGACGATCGGCATGGCTCAGTAGACTCCCATCATGCGCAGGAGAACCGCGAAAAATGCCACGATGGTCAGAAGGGCGGCGTTCCGCCCCCGCCAGCCCCACCCGAGCCGCAGGATCAGGACGACCGCGAGGATGACCCAGGCCATCACGGCCAGGGTCTCCTTCGCCTGCCAGGTCCAG
Coding sequences:
- the cobA gene encoding uroporphyrinogen-III C-methyltransferase translates to MSRGRRPAGTVYLVGAGPGDPGLITSRGRDLLSRADVVIRDALASRDLLDLAPPPAEIILAGKRGGRAGADQGAVNRLMIDRARRGLTVVRLKGGDPTLFGRVGEEASALRRARIPFEIVPGVTAALGAAAFTGIPLTDRRHASTVTFATGHLDPGKEDGGTDWEALARSGTLVLYMGVRRLAGIVGRLRNAGMAGTTPVALVRWATLPEQRVLVGTLQDIAGRARAARIDPPALLIAGNVVRLRRVLDWQARLPLRGRTIVITRPRHQAAPFADALRAQGARVLLAPVIDLLPPRSYAPLDRAIARLGAYDALIFTSANGVARFFSRLDARGADVRDLKGVEIIAIGPATAAAVEAHGLRVGMVPDEFRAEGILEALSRRDLRGARVLIPRATVARDVLIRALRGRGADVEVVPVYRTVPSREGAAQVREALRSGRLDLVAFTSSSTVTSFAALFRGRRDARLLRRVAVAAIGPITAATARRVGFRVVVVPRAYTVDGLAEAIVRRFRSSPSGTPRGT
- the hemC gene encoding hydroxymethylbilane synthase, whose amino-acid sequence is MRSFVIGSRGSRLALWQAEWVRARIVAAGRAARIAIIHTAGDRTLDQPLAAMGGKGVFVKEIEEALLSGTVDLAAHSLKDLPTAHPDGLRIACLPPREDPRDVLLAAGAPGFAGLPRGAVVGTGSPRRACQVRALRSDLEIRDLRGNVDTRLAKLKRGDYDAILLARAGLIRLGIDLEGTVLGFDEMLPAPGQGAMAIEIRAGDGELEELLRPHHHAPTAAAITAERAFLRGLGGGCQAPIAAVGEVDGSRLSLRGLVAGPDGRPLLKARREGGVVEAESLGLALAKDLLSRGAGGCLEGPPAPLPEAP
- the hemA gene encoding glutamyl-tRNA reductase; protein product: MPIVFGMNHRSAPLAVRERVAFPEAGIRDAVARLRGVTGVEEALLLSTCNRTELIVTTQAADAGAILAGFLRTERPVTAEELERHCYVHRGDEAVRHVFRTTSSLDSMVIGEAQILGQVKDAYATAGQAGCLGPVLDALFRRAFSAAKRVRTETGIARNPVSIACAAVSLARDIFGDLHDNTVLIVGAGKMARLAALHLKHDGVRSVVVVNRSFQNADDLARELGGQAVPFDRLFEEMERADIVIASTAAPHRVVGREDALRVIRARRGRPIFFIDIAVPRDVDPAVNEIDNVYLYDLDDLQGVVKANLDDRLHELQSAEAIIEHEVNAFLAWRKSLEVTPTIVELRQRLHEMALGELERFHSRLGDLSPGQAEAVRHLAVSLVNKLLHQPTVALKRAAALNGGGLRIELIREIFGMDARPAAQDEAVAGRVEPAGPDEAPVRHQEQQPIRRQDER